A portion of the Equus quagga isolate Etosha38 chromosome 17, UCLA_HA_Equagga_1.0, whole genome shotgun sequence genome contains these proteins:
- the LOC124229072 gene encoding olfactory receptor 1052-like has protein sequence MTPGELALASSNHTPVTQFILLGFSNYADLQELLFGVFLLIYTVTVVDNLGMMVLIFTDSRLHSPMYFFLSVLSFLDICYSPVVTPKLLINFLASDKSISFEGCVVQLTFFVVHVTAESFLLASMAYDRFMAICRTLHYGSVMTKGMCLQLVAASYAFGGINSSIQTGNVFALPFCGPNQVTHYFCDIPPLLHLVCGNKAAAGVVLYLFSALVTLLPAAVILTSYSLVLVAIGRMRSAAGREKALSTCASHFLAITIFYGTVVFTYVQPHGPTDDTSGQVVSVFYTVIIPMLNPFIYSLRNKEVKGALQRKLQVNIFPC, from the coding sequence ATGACACCTGGAGAACTAGCCCTTGCTAGTAGCAACCACACCCCAGTTACCCAGTTCATCTTGTTGGGATTCTCCAATTATGCAGACCTCCAGGAGCTTCTTTTTGGAGTCTTCCTGCTCATCTATACCGTGACAGTGGTGGACAATCTGGGAATGATGGTACTCATCTTCACAGACTCCCGTCTCCATAgccccatgtatttcttcctcagtGTCCTCTCTTTTCTTGATATCTGTTACTCTCCTGTGGTTACACCCAAGCTGTTAATCAACTTTCTGGCATCTGACAAGTCCATCTCTTTTGAGGGCTGTGTGGTCCAGCTGACTTTCTTTGTGGTTCATGTGACAGCTGAGAGCTTCCTGCTGGCCTCCATGGCCTATGATCGCTTCATGGCCATCTGCCGAACCCTCCATTACGGTTCTGTCATGACCAAAGGGATGTGTCTCCAGCTTGTGGCTGCTTCCTATGCATTTGGTGGCATTAACTCCTCTATCCAGACTGGGAATGTCTTCGCCTTGCCTTTCTGTGGGCCCAACCAGGTAACACACTACTTCTGTGACATCCCACCCCTTCTCCACCTGGTTTGTGGCAACAAAGCCGCAGCAGGAGTGGTCCTCTatctcttctctgctctggtTACCCTTCTGCCTGCTGCAGTCATCCTCACCTCCTACAGCTTGGTCTTGGTGGCCATTGGGAGGATGCGCTCAGCAGCTGGGAGGGAGAAGGCCCTCTCCACATGTGCCTCCCACTTCCTCGCCATTACCATTTTCTATGGTACCGTGGTTTTCACCTATGTCCAGCCTCATGGACCCACTGATGATACCAGTGGCCAAGTAGTGTCTGTCTTCTACACCGTCATAATTCCCATGCTCAACCCCTTCATCTATAGCCTCCGCAACAAGGAGGTGAAGGGCGCCCTGCAGAGGAAGCTCCAGGTCAACATCTTTCCCTGCTGA